A genomic segment from Clostridia bacterium encodes:
- a CDS encoding DUF885 domain-containing protein: protein MPKVARSSALILLLIALQCCVAFAQTSDSKLQQMFQSEWDYEMQQNPTWASLLGDRRWNDRWDDLSLQGLDAQHKHHLAVLERLRSFRPAEFSPADQINYAVFYNLYSTWVEEDRYRWYLVPEHHMSGMPEDFRMPPGVQSAAQLATNLRFETAKDYQDWNTRLATFPAYVDQVIALMREGMRNGMMNPKVVMKRIPPQIEKQLVPRVDDSLFFKPFLKMSTSVPPPQQQELAQTARTNIERSVVPSLRRFNDFLVKEYIPAAPDKVGIWQMPSGSDMYAFFVRKHTTTDLTPERVHQLGLSEVKRIRAEMDAVLKQVGFKGTLKEFFVFLRTDPRFYYKQPNDLLIGYRNLAKQIDPKLLKIAKTLPRAPYGVEPTPAETAPDATTGFYFPGAPDGSRPGTYLVNLYRPETRPKWEMLPLTLHEAVPGHHLQLALAMEMKDVPNFRRFAGYAAYSEGWALYSETRLGYDMNLYNDPYDRFGQLTYEMWRAVRLVVDTGMHSMQWTRQQAIDYFLENSPRQELDVTNEVDRYIAMPGQALAYKIGELKIGELRKEAEKKLGPAFDLRSFHDAVLAMGPVPLNVLQKQIENWISSQQTR from the coding sequence ATGCCTAAAGTCGCTCGATCATCTGCTCTAATTCTCTTGTTAATTGCATTGCAGTGTTGCGTCGCTTTCGCCCAGACATCCGACAGCAAGTTGCAACAGATGTTCCAGTCGGAGTGGGACTACGAGATGCAGCAGAATCCGACATGGGCTTCGCTGCTGGGAGACCGCCGCTGGAACGATCGCTGGGATGACCTCAGCCTTCAAGGCCTCGACGCGCAACACAAACATCATCTCGCAGTACTCGAACGTTTACGATCGTTTCGGCCTGCCGAATTCTCTCCCGCCGATCAGATCAATTACGCTGTCTTCTACAACCTCTACTCAACCTGGGTCGAAGAGGACAGGTACCGCTGGTACCTCGTGCCCGAACACCATATGAGCGGCATGCCGGAGGACTTCCGCATGCCCCCCGGAGTGCAGAGCGCTGCTCAACTGGCAACCAACTTGCGTTTCGAAACGGCGAAGGACTATCAGGATTGGAACACGAGACTGGCCACGTTCCCGGCCTATGTCGATCAGGTGATTGCGCTCATGCGCGAGGGTATGCGAAACGGCATGATGAACCCAAAGGTCGTCATGAAGCGCATCCCTCCGCAGATCGAGAAGCAGTTGGTTCCTCGCGTCGACGACAGTTTGTTCTTCAAACCATTCCTGAAGATGTCAACCTCAGTCCCGCCCCCGCAGCAACAAGAACTGGCGCAGACGGCGCGAACGAACATCGAGCGATCGGTCGTTCCATCGCTGCGACGCTTCAACGACTTTCTCGTCAAGGAATACATTCCGGCAGCTCCCGACAAGGTTGGCATCTGGCAGATGCCTTCCGGCAGCGACATGTACGCGTTTTTTGTCCGGAAGCACACGACGACCGACCTCACCCCAGAACGGGTACACCAGCTCGGGCTTAGCGAAGTAAAACGTATTCGTGCCGAGATGGACGCGGTGTTAAAGCAGGTCGGATTCAAAGGTACCCTGAAGGAGTTCTTCGTATTCCTTCGCACAGATCCGCGCTTTTACTACAAGCAGCCCAATGATCTGCTGATCGGGTACCGCAACCTCGCCAAGCAGATCGACCCGAAGCTGCTGAAGATTGCCAAGACGCTGCCCCGTGCACCGTACGGCGTGGAACCTACGCCGGCCGAGACTGCTCCCGACGCAACAACCGGCTTCTATTTCCCGGGCGCCCCCGATGGCTCCCGCCCCGGCACATACCTCGTAAATCTCTATCGGCCCGAGACGCGCCCGAAGTGGGAGATGCTCCCGCTTACGCTGCACGAGGCTGTTCCCGGACATCACCTGCAGCTTGCACTCGCGATGGAAATGAAAGACGTACCGAACTTCCGTCGCTTCGCCGGATACGCGGCATACTCCGAGGGTTGGGCGCTCTACTCCGAAACCCGGCTCGGCTACGACATGAATCTATACAACGATCCTTACGATCGCTTCGGACAACTCACCTACGAAATGTGGCGAGCCGTGCGACTGGTGGTCGATACCGGCATGCACTCCATGCAGTGGACCCGCCAGCAGGCAATCGACTACTTCCTGGAAAATTCGCCTCGCCAGGAGTTGGACGTTACCAACGAAGTTGATCGGTACATTGCCATGCCCGGCCAGGCACTCGCATACAAGATTGGCGAGTTGAAGATTGGTGAGCTTCGCAAAGAAGCCGAAAAGAAACTCGGTCCTGCTTTCGACCTCAGAAGCTTTCATGATGCAGTGTTGGCAATGGGGCCCGTCCCCCTCAATGTTCTACAGAAGCAAATTGAGAACTGGATTTCATCTCAACAAACGCGATGA
- a CDS encoding M64 family metallopeptidase: MRLKSLALLLALVAIPYMAALAEAPATFRLDYFHTGNATQELFSVDRTVMEPLAWPGNPQKSIDDTNRGVYFYEVRDAASNRVLYSRGFSSIFGEWKTTDEAKTANRTFHESVRFPAPSAPVRVVFKKRDAQNKFQEIWSTIVDPADKYIDKSKPTPARVIEIEKHGDPSMKVDLLLLGEGYAAAESDKCDKDVRRLANGIFGFSPFKERRADFNVWAICAPSPESGVSHPSAGIHRSTLFGSTFDVFGTERYALSFDNRAIRTTASFAPYDVLGIVMNSKEYGNGGIFGAYASVSIDHPSGVPVFVHEFGHHFGDLGDEYYFNANVAYGATNSKVEPWEPNITALLDPKLLKWKSLVASGTPLPTPWPKDTYEASISEPQKKAKKMRAEGRPETEITAMLREARKTQEQSLSEGPYAGKVGAFEGARYEPKGYYRPQQRCIMISGPTFCAVCQHAIEEIIDLYSRP, translated from the coding sequence ATGCGACTGAAGTCCCTTGCACTGTTACTCGCGCTTGTCGCGATCCCCTACATGGCGGCACTGGCCGAGGCTCCCGCTACTTTTCGCCTGGACTACTTCCATACTGGCAACGCAACCCAGGAACTGTTCAGCGTCGATCGCACCGTCATGGAACCGCTCGCCTGGCCGGGCAATCCGCAGAAGTCGATCGATGATACGAACCGCGGTGTGTATTTCTATGAGGTGCGTGACGCAGCCAGCAATCGCGTGTTGTACTCGCGCGGCTTCTCTTCCATTTTCGGTGAGTGGAAGACGACCGACGAAGCGAAAACAGCGAATCGAACGTTTCACGAATCCGTCCGCTTTCCTGCGCCCAGTGCTCCAGTTCGCGTCGTATTCAAGAAGCGCGACGCGCAGAACAAGTTCCAGGAGATCTGGTCCACTATCGTCGATCCGGCAGACAAGTACATCGACAAGTCGAAACCAACTCCCGCGCGCGTGATCGAAATCGAAAAGCACGGCGACCCATCGATGAAGGTCGACTTGTTGCTGCTCGGCGAGGGCTATGCCGCGGCGGAATCTGACAAGTGCGACAAGGACGTGCGACGGCTTGCCAACGGCATCTTCGGATTCTCGCCCTTCAAAGAGCGGCGCGCCGACTTCAATGTTTGGGCTATTTGTGCTCCATCGCCCGAGTCCGGCGTCTCGCATCCGTCGGCGGGCATCCACCGCAGCACGCTGTTCGGCTCGACCTTTGACGTATTCGGCACGGAACGCTATGCGCTTTCCTTCGACAATCGCGCCATCCGCACGACCGCTTCCTTCGCGCCCTATGACGTGCTCGGCATCGTGATGAACTCCAAGGAATACGGCAACGGAGGCATTTTCGGCGCCTATGCCAGCGTGAGTATCGATCACCCCTCAGGCGTTCCGGTGTTTGTTCACGAGTTCGGACATCACTTTGGCGATTTGGGAGACGAGTACTACTTCAACGCGAACGTCGCTTACGGGGCTACAAATTCAAAAGTCGAGCCATGGGAGCCCAACATCACAGCCCTGCTTGACCCGAAGCTTCTGAAGTGGAAGTCACTGGTAGCTTCCGGCACTCCGCTTCCAACGCCCTGGCCGAAAGATACTTACGAGGCAAGCATCTCTGAGCCGCAAAAGAAGGCGAAAAAGATGCGCGCCGAAGGACGTCCCGAAACCGAAATCACGGCCATGCTGCGCGAAGCACGCAAGACCCAGGAGCAGAGTCTTTCCGAGGGGCCTTATGCCGGCAAGGTTGGAGCTTTCGAAGGCGCTCGTTATGAACCGAAGGGCTATTACAGGCCGCAGCAGCGATGCATCATGATTTCTGGCCCGACGTTTTGTGCCGTGTGTCAGCACGCGATTGAGGAGATCATCGACCTCTACTCACGTCCGTAG
- a CDS encoding ATP-dependent 6-phosphofructokinase, with product MKSVAVLTSGGDAPGMNAAIRAVVRTGVDRGWKMYGVRQGFAGLMTGNFIPLGAREVGGIIQRGGTMLGSARSPEFKTEAGREKALRELNSAGIEALVVIGGNGSQAGAHSLNAMGFPVVGVASTIDNDLYGSDITIGVDTALNIALEAIDRLKVTASSHQRAMLVEVMGRNCGYLALMAGIAGGAEAVVIPEHETDPDALASELSDVYRRGKPHAIVVVAEGAKYNAEKLGAYFAQHGHRGFDVRVTTLGHVQRGGSPGAFDRILGTRLGSGATDCLARGESGVLVGWIGREIKTTPLDEVAGSKKPLDLELLRLAHILAK from the coding sequence ATGAAGTCAGTTGCCGTTTTGACTAGCGGGGGCGATGCCCCGGGAATGAATGCTGCAATCCGTGCTGTTGTCCGAACAGGGGTGGATCGCGGATGGAAGATGTACGGAGTACGGCAGGGTTTTGCTGGTCTGATGACTGGCAACTTCATTCCGCTCGGCGCACGCGAGGTTGGCGGCATCATCCAGCGGGGCGGCACGATGCTCGGCAGCGCACGGTCGCCTGAGTTCAAGACTGAAGCTGGCAGGGAAAAAGCTCTGCGGGAACTGAACAGCGCAGGCATCGAGGCGCTGGTCGTGATCGGCGGCAACGGATCTCAGGCCGGCGCACATTCGTTGAATGCGATGGGTTTCCCCGTTGTGGGTGTTGCGTCCACCATCGATAACGACCTATATGGCTCAGACATCACGATCGGCGTGGATACCGCCTTGAACATCGCTCTTGAAGCGATCGATCGCCTGAAGGTCACGGCCTCGTCGCACCAACGCGCCATGCTGGTGGAAGTGATGGGACGCAACTGCGGATATCTGGCGCTGATGGCCGGCATCGCCGGTGGCGCCGAGGCGGTTGTCATCCCCGAGCACGAGACTGATCCGGACGCGCTGGCCTCGGAATTGAGCGACGTCTATCGGCGCGGCAAGCCGCACGCTATCGTCGTCGTTGCCGAAGGAGCAAAGTACAACGCCGAAAAGCTGGGGGCATACTTTGCGCAGCACGGGCATCGGGGATTCGACGTCCGAGTCACCACGCTTGGACACGTGCAGCGAGGCGGCTCGCCCGGCGCATTCGATCGCATTCTCGGAACGCGTCTAGGTTCCGGGGCCACCGATTGTCTCGCACGCGGCGAGAGCGGAGTGCTGGTGGGATGGATCGGCAGGGAAATCAAGACAACACCGCTCGATGAGGTTGCTGGAAGCAAGAAGCCGCTCGATCTAGAACTGCTAAGACTCGCGCACATCCTGGCAAAGTGA